In Arsenicicoccus sp. oral taxon 190, the following are encoded in one genomic region:
- a CDS encoding EamA family transporter — MPASPATRSGADAPSPRAATPLLLVLAAIVSVQFGGALAALLVAHVGPAATVTLRLALAVLIMLAVSRPRLRGHSRAAWLAVVAFGVSLALMNSTFYASLARLPIGVAVTIEFVGPLALAAVLSRRLSDALAVTAALGGVALISGALTVPWHELDHVGIAYAAAAGACWAAYILCSQRVGHHFPQLEGLTLAMIVAALLVAPLGLVTLDPARLSWGLLGAGLGVALLSSVLPYSFELLALRRLDARVFGVLLSLEPATAALAGFVVLGQRLSPLQLAGMALVVVASAIVMGARRRGPDPAGDSAEVG, encoded by the coding sequence ATGCCCGCCTCCCCCGCCACCCGGTCCGGGGCGGACGCCCCTTCACCTCGCGCCGCGACGCCGCTGCTGCTCGTCCTCGCCGCGATCGTGTCCGTCCAGTTCGGCGGGGCACTGGCCGCGCTGCTGGTCGCGCACGTGGGCCCGGCCGCCACCGTGACGCTGCGGCTGGCCCTCGCGGTCCTGATCATGCTGGCCGTGTCCCGCCCTCGGCTGCGGGGCCACAGCCGCGCCGCGTGGCTCGCGGTGGTCGCGTTCGGGGTGAGCCTCGCGCTGATGAACTCCACGTTCTACGCCTCCCTCGCGCGGCTGCCGATCGGGGTGGCGGTGACCATCGAGTTCGTCGGTCCGCTGGCCCTCGCCGCGGTGCTCTCGCGGCGCCTCAGCGACGCCCTGGCGGTGACAGCGGCGCTCGGCGGGGTGGCGCTCATCTCCGGCGCGCTCACCGTCCCCTGGCACGAGCTGGACCACGTCGGCATCGCCTACGCGGCCGCGGCGGGGGCCTGCTGGGCGGCCTACATCCTGTGCAGCCAGCGGGTGGGGCACCACTTCCCCCAGCTCGAGGGCCTGACCCTGGCGATGATCGTCGCCGCGCTGCTCGTGGCACCCCTCGGCCTGGTCACCCTCGACCCGGCTCGGCTGTCGTGGGGCCTCCTCGGTGCGGGGCTGGGCGTGGCGCTGCTGTCCAGCGTGCTCCCCTACTCCTTCGAGCTGCTGGCGCTGCGCCGCCTGGACGCCCGGGTTTTCGGGGTCCTGCTGTCGCTCGAGCCCGCCACGGCCGCGCTGGCAGGCTTCGTGGTCCTTGGGCAGCGGCTGTCGCCGCTGCAGCTCGCCGGGATGGCGCTGGTCGTCGTCGCCAGCGCCATCGTCATGGGCGCCCGGCGCCGCGGCCCCGACCCGGCCGGGGACTCCGCCGAGGTCGGCTGA
- the uvrB gene encoding excinuclease ABC subunit UvrB — MRPTTDIERRVAPFHVVSEFSPSGDQPAAIADLARRVNAGEQDVVLLGATGTGKSATTAWLIEQVQRPTLVMAPNKTLAAQLANEFRELLPDNAVEYFVSYYDYYQPEAYIPQTDTYIEKDSSINDEVERLRHSATNSLLTRRDTIVVASVSCIYGLGTPQEYVDRMVRLKVGQEIARDELLRQFVTMQYSRNDLSFTRGTFRVRGDTVEIIPQYEELAIRIEFFGDEIERLYTLHPLTGEVVREEQEMYVFPATHYVAGEERMERAIGGIERELEHQLATFEQQGKLLEAQRLRMRTTYDIEMMRQVGTCSGIENYSMHIDGRAPGSAPNTLLDYFPEDFLLVIDESHVTVPQIGAMYEGDMSRKRQLVDHGFRLPSAMDNRPLRWEEFLERIGQTIYLSATPGPYELAKGDGVVEQIIRPTGLVDPEIVLKPTKGQIDDLLDEIRQRTAKDERVLVTTLTKKMAEDLTDYLLDKGVRVRYLHSEVDTLRRVELLRELRLGEYDVLVGINLLREGLDLPEVSLVSILDADKEGFLRSTRSLIQTIGRAARNVSGQVHMYADTITPSMQEAIDETNRRRQKQIAYNTERGLDPQPLRKRIADITDLIAKEEADTEALLGSGRGQSRGKTKGRGAVAGATSGDRGALLEQAQSMPAAELAELIQEVTQQMHQAATELHFELAARLRDELGDLKKELRQMTEATR; from the coding sequence ATGCGACCGACGACCGACATCGAGCGCCGCGTGGCGCCCTTCCACGTGGTCTCCGAGTTCTCCCCCTCCGGCGACCAGCCGGCGGCCATCGCGGACCTGGCGCGACGGGTCAACGCGGGCGAGCAGGACGTCGTGCTGCTGGGCGCCACGGGCACCGGCAAGTCCGCCACGACCGCCTGGCTCATCGAGCAGGTGCAGCGCCCCACCCTGGTGATGGCGCCCAACAAGACCCTGGCCGCCCAGCTGGCCAACGAGTTCCGTGAGCTGCTGCCCGACAACGCGGTCGAGTACTTCGTCAGCTACTACGACTACTACCAGCCCGAGGCCTACATCCCGCAGACGGACACCTACATCGAGAAGGACTCCTCGATCAACGACGAGGTGGAGCGCCTGCGGCACAGCGCCACCAACTCGCTGCTGACCCGCCGCGACACCATCGTGGTGGCGTCGGTCTCGTGCATCTACGGTCTCGGCACCCCCCAGGAGTATGTCGATCGCATGGTCCGGCTCAAGGTGGGGCAGGAGATCGCGCGGGACGAGCTGCTGCGGCAGTTCGTGACGATGCAGTACTCCCGCAACGACCTGTCCTTCACCCGCGGCACCTTCCGGGTGCGCGGCGACACCGTCGAGATCATCCCGCAGTACGAAGAGCTCGCGATCCGCATCGAGTTCTTCGGCGACGAGATCGAGCGGCTCTACACCCTGCACCCGCTGACCGGGGAGGTGGTGCGCGAGGAGCAGGAGATGTATGTCTTCCCCGCCACCCACTACGTCGCCGGCGAGGAGCGCATGGAGCGCGCCATCGGCGGGATCGAGCGCGAGCTCGAGCACCAGCTCGCCACCTTCGAGCAGCAGGGCAAGCTGCTCGAGGCGCAGCGGCTGCGGATGCGCACTACCTACGACATCGAGATGATGCGCCAGGTCGGGACTTGCTCGGGCATCGAGAACTATTCGATGCACATCGACGGACGAGCGCCGGGCTCGGCGCCCAACACCCTGCTGGACTACTTCCCGGAGGACTTCCTGCTGGTCATCGACGAGTCGCACGTGACGGTCCCGCAGATCGGCGCGATGTACGAAGGCGACATGTCCCGCAAGCGGCAGCTCGTCGACCACGGCTTCCGGCTGCCGAGCGCCATGGACAACCGGCCGCTGCGGTGGGAGGAGTTCCTCGAGCGGATCGGGCAGACCATCTACCTGTCGGCGACCCCGGGGCCCTACGAGCTCGCCAAGGGCGACGGGGTCGTGGAGCAGATCATCCGACCGACCGGCCTGGTCGACCCCGAGATCGTCCTCAAGCCGACCAAGGGCCAGATCGACGACCTCCTGGACGAGATCCGGCAGCGCACGGCCAAGGACGAGCGCGTGCTGGTGACCACGCTGACCAAGAAGATGGCGGAGGACCTCACCGACTACCTGCTCGACAAGGGGGTGCGGGTGCGCTACCTGCACTCCGAGGTCGACACGCTGCGCCGCGTGGAGCTGCTGCGCGAGCTGCGGCTGGGGGAGTACGACGTCCTCGTCGGCATCAATCTCCTGCGCGAGGGCCTGGACCTGCCCGAGGTCTCGCTCGTGAGCATCCTCGACGCCGACAAGGAGGGCTTCCTGCGCTCCACCCGGTCGCTGATCCAGACCATCGGACGTGCGGCCCGCAACGTCTCCGGCCAGGTCCACATGTATGCCGACACCATCACCCCGTCGATGCAGGAGGCCATCGACGAGACCAACCGGCGCCGACAGAAGCAGATCGCCTACAACACCGAGCGCGGGCTCGACCCCCAGCCGCTGCGCAAGCGCATCGCCGACATCACCGACCTCATCGCCAAGGAGGAGGCCGACACCGAGGCTCTCCTCGGCAGCGGCCGCGGGCAGTCGCGCGGCAAGACCAAGGGGCGCGGTGCCGTGGCGGGCGCGACCTCCGGAGACCGGGGCGCGCTGCTCGAGCAGGCGCAGTCGATGCCGGCCGCGGAGCTCGCCGAGCTGATCCAGGAGGTCACCCAGCAGATGCACCAGGCCGCCACCGAGCTGCACTTCGAGCTGGCGGCGCGGCTGCGTGACGAGCTGGGCGACCTCAAGAAGGAGCTGCGTCAGATGACCGAGGCGACGCGCTGA
- a CDS encoding TerC family protein, which yields MNVPVWVWILSVGITVAFLIFDVIHMARHPHTPSMKECLRYLAFYVGAAVVFGIGVWVLAGHDFGLQFFAGWLTEYSLSVDNLFIFLIIMSKFAVPEKLQQTALMIGIMIALVLRGIFIAIGASLINQFAWVFYLFGAFLIYTAVKLAFEGESDDDEYEDNAFTRWVASRFPATQEWQGTKLFARVDGSRVITPMFLVILALGTTDLLFALDSIPAIFGLTKEPFLVLMANIFALMGLRQLYFLIGGLLKKLVYLGLGLAVLLAFIGIKLILHAMHENTLPFVNGGEHIEWAPEIPIGVSLGMIVLILGVTTVASLWRTRRDERTGSEA from the coding sequence GTGAACGTCCCTGTCTGGGTCTGGATCCTGTCCGTCGGGATCACCGTTGCCTTCCTGATCTTCGACGTCATCCACATGGCGCGTCACCCCCACACCCCGAGCATGAAGGAGTGCCTGCGCTACCTGGCGTTCTACGTCGGCGCGGCCGTCGTCTTCGGCATCGGGGTCTGGGTGCTCGCGGGCCACGACTTCGGTCTGCAGTTCTTCGCCGGCTGGCTGACGGAGTACTCCCTGTCGGTCGACAACCTCTTCATCTTCCTCATCATCATGAGCAAGTTCGCGGTGCCGGAGAAGCTCCAGCAGACCGCGCTCATGATCGGCATCATGATCGCGCTGGTGCTCCGTGGCATCTTCATCGCGATCGGGGCCAGCCTGATCAACCAGTTCGCCTGGGTGTTCTACCTGTTCGGCGCCTTCCTCATCTACACCGCCGTCAAGCTCGCCTTCGAGGGGGAGAGCGACGACGACGAGTACGAGGACAACGCCTTCACGCGGTGGGTGGCGTCCCGCTTCCCCGCCACCCAGGAGTGGCAGGGGACCAAGCTCTTCGCCCGGGTCGACGGCAGCCGCGTCATCACGCCGATGTTCCTGGTGATCCTGGCGCTCGGGACCACCGACCTGCTCTTCGCGCTCGACTCGATCCCCGCGATCTTCGGGCTCACCAAGGAGCCCTTCCTCGTGCTGATGGCCAACATCTTCGCGCTGATGGGGCTGCGGCAGCTCTACTTCCTCATCGGCGGCCTCCTGAAGAAGCTCGTCTACCTGGGGCTGGGCCTCGCGGTGCTGCTCGCCTTCATCGGGATCAAGCTGATCCTGCACGCCATGCACGAGAACACGCTGCCCTTCGTCAACGGCGGCGAGCACATCGAGTGGGCCCCGGAGATCCCCATCGGCGTCTCGCTCGGCATGATCGTGCTCATCCTCGGCGTCACGACCGTGGCGAGCCTGTGGCGGACCCGCCGGGACGAGCGGACCGGCAGCGAGGCGTGA